The following are encoded together in the Methylorubrum sp. B1-46 genome:
- a CDS encoding ABC-F family ATP-binding cassette domain-containing protein encodes MLRVNDLTYRIGERVILDSATFAIPDRARVGLVGRNGAGKTTLFRAILGDLPTDAGAVSIPKGMRIGAVAQEAPAGPEALHEVVLAADLERARLMREAEDADGLRRAEIETRLVDIGAHSAPARAAAILHGLGFDAAAQARPCSDFSGGWRMRVALAAILFSEPDLLLLDEPTNYLDIEGTLWLYDYLEKYPRTAIIISHDRELLDTSVDHILHLDRGKLTIYRGGFTSFSRQLSEKRVLQAKAKAKQDAERAHLQSFIDRFKAKATKARQAQSRMKRLAKMEPIAALLEDEAPVIHLPSPEKPLSPPIVAMERVQAGYGERVVLSGLNLSLAPDDRVALLGANGNGKSTFCKLIGGRLPPLAGELKRSSKMEVAYFAQHQLDELRPSESAVAHVRDRMPDAPEAKVRSAAARLGFPASKADTPVSQLSGGEKARLLMGLAAFDGPHLLILDEPTNHLDIESRQALVEAINDYEGAVILVSHDRFLIEACADRLWIVGNGSVKTFDGDMDDYRRLVLAGPERTDSGGEGTGGQKAEARRSAVERRAALAPLKKRLEAIEARMAKLSGAIEKIDAALADGTAFLKDAAKAGELARMRAEAAEALARAEEEWLEVSGEIEAAA; translated from the coding sequence ATGCTGCGCGTCAACGATCTCACCTACCGCATCGGCGAGCGGGTCATCCTCGATTCGGCCACCTTCGCGATCCCCGACCGCGCCCGCGTCGGGCTGGTCGGCCGCAACGGGGCGGGCAAGACCACCCTGTTCCGGGCGATCCTCGGCGACTTGCCGACCGATGCCGGCGCGGTCTCGATCCCGAAGGGCATGCGCATCGGCGCGGTGGCGCAGGAGGCGCCGGCCGGCCCCGAGGCCCTGCACGAGGTGGTGCTCGCCGCCGACCTCGAACGGGCCCGGCTGATGCGGGAGGCGGAAGACGCCGACGGCCTGCGCCGGGCCGAGATCGAGACGCGGCTCGTCGATATCGGCGCGCATTCGGCCCCGGCCCGCGCGGCGGCGATCCTGCACGGGCTGGGCTTCGACGCGGCGGCCCAGGCGCGGCCCTGCTCGGACTTCTCCGGCGGCTGGCGGATGCGGGTGGCGCTCGCCGCGATCCTGTTCTCCGAGCCCGACCTGCTGCTTCTCGACGAGCCGACCAACTACCTCGACATCGAGGGCACGCTCTGGCTCTACGACTACCTCGAGAAATACCCGCGCACGGCGATCATCATCAGCCACGACCGGGAACTGCTCGACACGAGCGTGGACCACATCCTCCACCTCGACCGCGGCAAGCTGACGATCTATCGCGGCGGCTTCACCAGCTTCTCGCGCCAGCTCTCCGAGAAGCGGGTGCTGCAGGCCAAAGCGAAAGCCAAGCAGGACGCCGAGCGGGCCCATCTCCAGAGCTTCATCGACCGCTTCAAGGCCAAGGCGACCAAGGCGCGCCAGGCCCAATCGCGGATGAAGCGGCTCGCCAAGATGGAGCCGATCGCCGCGCTCCTTGAGGACGAGGCGCCGGTGATCCATCTGCCGAGCCCGGAAAAGCCGCTCTCGCCGCCGATCGTCGCCATGGAGCGGGTGCAGGCCGGCTACGGCGAGCGGGTCGTGCTCTCGGGGCTCAATCTCAGCCTCGCCCCCGACGACCGGGTGGCGCTGCTGGGCGCTAACGGCAACGGCAAGTCGACCTTCTGTAAGCTGATCGGTGGCCGGCTTCCCCCGCTCGCCGGCGAGCTGAAGCGCTCCTCCAAGATGGAGGTCGCCTATTTCGCCCAGCACCAACTCGACGAGCTGCGGCCGTCCGAGAGCGCGGTGGCGCATGTGCGCGATCGGATGCCCGACGCGCCGGAAGCGAAAGTGCGCTCGGCCGCCGCGCGCCTCGGCTTCCCCGCCTCGAAGGCGGATACGCCGGTCTCGCAGCTCTCGGGCGGCGAGAAGGCGCGGTTGCTGATGGGGCTCGCCGCCTTCGACGGGCCGCATCTCCTCATTCTCGACGAGCCGACCAACCACCTCGATATCGAGAGCCGGCAGGCCCTGGTCGAGGCGATCAACGATTACGAGGGGGCGGTGATCCTCGTCTCCCACGATCGCTTCCTGATCGAGGCCTGCGCCGACCGGCTCTGGATCGTCGGCAACGGCTCGGTGAAGACCTTCGACGGCGACATGGACGATTACCGCCGCCTCGTGCTGGCCGGTCCCGAACGGACGGACAGCGGGGGCGAAGGCACCGGCGGCCAGAAGGCCGAGGCGCGGCGCTCGGCGGTGGAGCGCCGCGCGGCGCTCGCGCCCCTCAAAAAGCGCCTCGAGGCGATCGAGGCGCGCATGGCCAAGCTCTCGGGCGCGATCGAGAAGATCGATGCGGCGCTCGCTGACGGCACCGCCTTCCTCAAGGACGCGGCCAAAGCCGGGGAACTGGCCCGCATGCGCGCCGAGGCGGCCGAGGCTTTGGCCAGGGCCGAGGAGGAGTGGCTGGAGGTGAGCGGCGAGATCGAGGCGGCGGCCTGA